From the Brachybacterium sillae genome, the window CGCGGGCGCGACGGCACTCAGCTCGGCGACGGGCGTGAGCGCCACCGCGGCGCCCGCCCCCAGCAGTGCGGCCGCCGCGATCGCCCCGAGGATCAGGCGGCCGGAACGGCGACCCGGTGCGACCGGGCCGGTGGCGGTGGCGGGGTCTGCCGCGGAGCGCCGTCGCAGGGCGCGACTGCCGTCAGGGCGGCCACCAGCGTCCGGGCGGTCGGTGAATCGACCGTCGACGGGGTGCTGTGCTCCGCTCATCGGCCGTCCTCCTGCGTCGAGGCCTGCTCATCGGCCTCCCTCTCAATGGTCTCCCGCACTCGCGAGCGCCAGGGCAGCGCCACCAGCACCGTCACCAGCAGCACACCCCACAGCAGGATCCGCGCGGGGATCTCGACCGGGTCCTTCACCCGCACCCGAAGATCCCCACCCTGCCCGGCAGGGATCTCGAAGGCCTGCTGCCAGCCGTCATCCTCGACCGGGGTGAGCGGGCGCCCGTCGAGAGTGGCCTGCCAGCGGCTGTCGCGCCGCTCCGCGAGGACCAGGCGGCGCGGAGCCTCCTCCGGAGAGACCGTGGTGCGGGCATCCACCAGACGGCTGGGCACGAGGACGGTGCTGCGGGGATCCCCGGCGGCGCGCCCGGAGCCGTCGACCGGCACGATCGCGGCGCGGGGGGCCGGGTCGACCACTCGCCACATCGACGCCCGGGAGTTCTGGGTGACCTTCTCCAGCAGCGGGGAGCTGTCCAGGGCCCCCATCAACTCGGGGTTGTCGGCCGGATCACCGGTGACGACGATGTACGCCACGGCGAGTGATCGCAGAGCCGTCGGGTCGGCGTCGACGGTGCCGACCAGGGCATCGGCCGCTGCCTGCAGTTCGGTGCGACGGCCGAGGTCCTCGGCGAGGCCACCGGCTGCCAGCACTCGGGCGTCCCGCACCGCCGCATGCTCAATGAAGGTGTCGGAGCCGTCACCCACCAGCAGGTTCGTCTCGACCGTTCCGTCACGATCCTGGGACAGCTGCAGCACCCGGCTGCGCGCGGACGACAGACCGGGATCCGTGGCGGCGGCCGGCACCGTCGACCCCTCCATGCGCTGCAGGCCGGAGGCCGCCGAAAGGTCCACGACCCATCCGGCCAGACCGATCAGGCAGGTCGCGGCGAGCAGCCCCGCGACCGCCGCGGTGAGGTGGCGCCGGCGTTCGGTGACGTCATCCGAACGACGGGCCAGGGCGTCGAACGATGCCGCGGCGGCGACCAGCAGACCGAGGAGGGCGACGGACAGCATCCCGTGCAGCAGCGGCGGGCGGACCTGCCCCTGCGTCACGGCGACGGGAACGCCCTGCACCAGGGCCGCGGTGGCCAGCCCGAGACCGGCGATCGACAGCCCCCACCGGCCCGCGGTCCCGGCGGCACCCGCCAGGAACGGCGCGGCGAGGGCGGCGACGACGGCCGGGAGCAGGATCAGACGAGGGGCCCAGGCAGCGACCCCCTCCCCCAGCAGCGGCGTGAGCGACTCCCACGACGGCGCCGGCGTGGGCCACAGCGTGGCCAGGTCCACCGTCTGCGGTGGGACCGGCGCCCCGAGACCACCTGCGACGGCCAGGAGGATCCGCGGCGCCCCGAGGATCACCGGCAGATACGGGAGCAGGAGAGCGAGAGCGGGCGCCAGCACCCACAGCAGCCGCACCCGCCGACCGGGCACCACCAGGGCGAGAAGCCCCAGCGCGGCCGCGACGAGAAGCAGCAGTGCCGGCTGGACCGCCGCGATGACCAGCATCACCAGGCCGCCAGCCGCGGCCGCTCCCACGTTGGCCTGGGAGAGTTTGTGCACGAGCCCGATGGCGCGCCCGACGGCCAGAGCCAGCACCGGCAGCAGCACATGCACCAGCACCAGCGGCCAGGCACCGAGGGTCAGGGCGGACAGCAGCGGCGGCGCCGCCGCCCACAGGAACGTGAGGACCAACCGGGCACCGACGGCCCGGGTGATCGCCCCGGCCGCCCACCAGGCCGTCAGTGCTGCCAGGGGAAGCGCCCCGAGCAGCACCACCTCCACCAGGGCCGGTCCGGGAACGGGGAGGTGGCCGAGCAGACGCACCAGGGGGTCGGCCGGTCCGCGGGTACCCAGCCCCGTCGGCACCCATCCGGACCAGGCCGCCTGGGCGGTCCAATGCCAGTCCTGCGGTGGGGCCACCAGCAGGGGCCCCCGCAACTCACCGCGCCCGAGGGCCCCGCGCAGTGTCAGCAGTCCCAGCACCACGGAGCCCAGCGCGACCGCGGCCGTCCACACCAGGTGGCGACCGTAGTCGGCGTCATCGGCGCCGTGGGTGGTGCCGGCGATGCCCCAGGTGGTGCGTCGGATCCGACGGGAGCGTTCGTCGTCGGAGAAGGCCCGGGTCCACAGTGCATCCAGATGCTGGCGGAGGTCGGCCCCGGGCGGCAGATACAGCGGGGCGAGGCGGCGGCGCGGCACCCGGGCCTGCCGGCCCGCGCGCCCTCCCCGGCGCAGCACCGCGGGTACCGAGCGCATGGCCTGCACCCAGGCGACGAGTTCCACCCACACCAGACGCGGCTGATGGGTGATGATCGCCGCGAGCATCCGCCCAATGGTCAGCAGCGGGTACCACAGCAGTGTCAGCAGGGCGATCGGCAGGGTCCGGTGTTTGAGGACCGTCAGCAGTCGGCCCCGACGGTGCTCCATGGCGTGTGCGGCCGTCGGCCGCTGTGGCGGGGCGGCGATGGCCCGCGCCGAGGGCACCACGGCCACACGCTCTCCCCCACGCCAGACGCGATGGCAGAAGTCGATCTCCGCCCAGGGACTGGTCAGGGCCGGGTCGAACCCGTCAAGGCGGGCGAGGGTCTCCTCCCGCACGAGCATGCCGCTGAAGGTGACGGCGAGGACGTCCTCGCGCCAGTCGGACTGTCCCTGGTCGATCTCCCCGGGATCGGTACCGGTGACGATGCGGCCGCCGTGGGAGAGCGAGATACCCACGTCGATCAGGCCATCGGCATCATCGGCGGTCGTGGTGCGGCCCTCGTCCGGGGCCTCCCGGTGGCGCACATGTTTGGGGCCCGCGACGGCGGTCGTCGGGGACTGCGCCACATGGTCCATGAGGTCCGACAGGGCGCGATGGCCGGGCGCGGAATCCGCGCGCAGGAACCAGATCCAGGAGTCGTCACCGGCGGCGCGGCGTCCTGCGGCCCGACGGGGGGCGGCCCCCGCCGAGGCGCGCAAACGGACGGGCACCTGCGCGGCGCTCTGGGCCTCCCGCACGAGGCGCCGGCGTTCCTCCTCCGGATCGACCTCACGCTGGCGGCGGCCCCGACGGGGAGCGGGCGCGTCCTCCTCCCCGGCACCGCCGTCACGGGACACGTTCACCGCAACCGACGCGGGCGCAGGGCGGACAGCATGGTCCGCCCCGGGTGCACGCAGATCATCGAGGGTCTCCCGCACCGCGACAGTCGCGGTGGCCCGCCCGCTCACCCGCAGCACGTCATCGACCCGGCCGGACATCAGAGCATCGTCGAGGAGCTCCTCCGTGCTCTCCGGAGCGGAGGTGGGGACAACCACCAGGACCCGCTCGGGAGAGCGGTTCTGCAGCGCCAGCGCCTCGAGGGTGTCACGCAGGGCACGCGGCCCCCCGGTCCCATCGGCGAGGAGGACCGCAGTGACGTGGCGAGAGGTCACGGGCTGCGCCGGTCAGACCGCGCGGCGCTTCAGCTTGCGGCGCTCACGCTCGGAGAGGCCACCCCAGATGCCGAAGCGCTCATCGTTCTCGAGCGCGTACTCCAGACACTCGGCGCGCACCTCGCAGGAGACGCACACCTTCTTCGCCTCTCGGGTCGACCCGCCCTTCTCGGGGAAGAACGCCTCGGGATCGGTCTGCGCGCACAGGGCCCGCTCATGCCAGGAGAGGCTGTCGTCATCGGCGTCGACCAGACCGCTCACATCCAGCAGGGTGAGCTCACGGCGCGCGTCGTCGGCATGGCGGTCCATCGGCACCGTCGTCCTTCCTGGGGTGATCTCCGGGCGGTCGCGGCGGGCCCCTGCCCGGCCGCTCGGCCACTAAAGTACACCGGTGTAACTCCGCAGCGTCAAGCGCCCGCCACCCGGCCCGGGGGCGGAGCGAGGAGGACCACCATGCCGTCAGTGCCCCGCCACCAGGACGGACCATCCTCCCCTGCGACCGACGGGGGTCTGCATGTGATCCCGGTGACGCGCCTGCCGGAGGTGAGCTCGGGGATGGACCTCGGCACGGCACTGGTCGCCGCACTGCACGAGGGCGTCGGACTCCACGACGGGGACGTCGTGTGCGTCTCGACCAAGATCGTGTCCAAGGCGCGTGGCCTGGTGGTGGACCCGGCACAGAAGGACGCGGCCCTGCGCCGCGCCACCACCCGTCTGGTGGCGCGACGTCGCCACGGCAGCGTCATCACCTCGGTGGTGGAGACCGTCTCCGGGCCGGTGATGGCGGCGGCCGGCATCGACGCCTCCAACTCCCCCAATGGCCTCCTGACTCTGCCGGAGGATCCGGACGCGGAAGCGGCCACCCTGCGTCAGGCCCTCGAAGAGGCCTTCGGGGTGCGCGTGGGGGTGGTGCTCACCGACACGGTCTCAAGGATCTGGCGCTTCGGCGCCTCCGACATCGCCCTCGGAGCGAGCGGCCTCGCGGCTCTTCAGGACCTCCGCGGCACGGACGACACCCGCGGGCGTCGCATGATCGTGACGGTGCGGGCGCTGGCCGACGAGTGCGCCGCCGCCGCCGACCTGGTCAAGGGGAAGACTGCCGGGGTGCCGGCAGCAGTGCTGCGGGGCCTGCCTGGGGAGGTGGTGCACGGCCCCGAGGTGTCGGGGCGGGAGCTCAACCGTGTCGGGCCGGATGACTGGTTCCGCCGTCCCAGCCTGGAGAGCGTCTGGCACGCGCTGGGCATCCCCCTCGAGGAGGAGCCGGTGGCCCAGATGGATCCGGAGGCCGACGAGGTGCGCCTCACCCGTGCCCTCGACGTCGCCTCCCGCGGGGTCGCGGACGCCCGTCTCGAGCGGGTCGAGTGCACTCCGACGGGCGAGAGCATCCTGCTGCGGATCGTGCCCGTCGCCTCCGGTGCCGCGGGCTGGGTGGCGGCCGGGGCCCTGCGGGAGCGGGTGCTCTCCGCCCTGCGGGCCGAGGAGTTCACCGGCCCGCTGCCCCCGATCGAGGTGCACCTGGCCAGTGAGGAGGGAGCGCGATGACGACCGTGACGCTGCGCCGTGGGGACGATCTGCTGCGGGTGTGGGAAGGGTTGGGGCCGCGACCGGCCCTCGTCTGGTACGGAGCCGACGGGCGGATCGAGCTGTCCGGCCACGTGCTCGCCAACTGGGTGACGAAGGCGATCGGTCACCTGCACGACGAGGTCATGCTCGCGCCCGGTGCGACCGTGCAGCTGGATCTGCCGCCCCACTGGCGGCGGATGGTGCTGGCCCTCGCCTCGTGGTCGCTGGGCGCACAGGTCGTGCTCGGCGCCGCCGACACCGATCCGGAGGCTGACCCGGCGCAGGGCGAGGTGGTC encodes:
- the cofE gene encoding coenzyme F420-0:L-glutamate ligase encodes the protein MPSVPRHQDGPSSPATDGGLHVIPVTRLPEVSSGMDLGTALVAALHEGVGLHDGDVVCVSTKIVSKARGLVVDPAQKDAALRRATTRLVARRRHGSVITSVVETVSGPVMAAAGIDASNSPNGLLTLPEDPDAEAATLRQALEEAFGVRVGVVLTDTVSRIWRFGASDIALGASGLAALQDLRGTDDTRGRRMIVTVRALADECAAAADLVKGKTAGVPAAVLRGLPGEVVHGPEVSGRELNRVGPDDWFRRPSLESVWHALGIPLEEEPVAQMDPEADEVRLTRALDVASRGVADARLERVECTPTGESILLRIVPVASGAAGWVAAGALRERVLSALRAEEFTGPLPPIEVHLASEEGAR
- a CDS encoding WhiB family transcriptional regulator, producing the protein MDRHADDARRELTLLDVSGLVDADDDSLSWHERALCAQTDPEAFFPEKGGSTREAKKVCVSCEVRAECLEYALENDERFGIWGGLSERERRKLKRRAV